CGATGGGCGAGGGCGCCGAGGTGCGCGCGCCGATGGCGATCACCGTGATCGGCGGCCTGCTGGTGTCCACGCTGCTGACCCTGGTGGTGATCCCGGTGGTCTACGACCGCCTGGACCGCCGCGCCGACAGCTACTACGCCGAGCGCGGCCAGCGCGCGCGGCGGCGCCTGCAAGGCCTCGGCCGCGGCGCCGGCGACGATGCGGGTGCGCCGGCATGAGCGTCGCCGAGTTCAGCATCCGCCGCCCGATCACCACCATCATGTGCTTCGTGTCGCTGGTGGTGGTCGGCCTGATCGCCGCGTTCCGGCTGCCGCTGGAGGCGCTGCCGGACATCTCCGCGCCGTTCCTGTTCGTGCAGCTGCCGTACAGCGGTTCGACCCCGGACGAGGTCGAGCGCAACCTGGTGCGGCCGACCGAGGAAGCGCTGGCGACGATGACCGGAATCAAGCGCATGCGCTCGACCGCCACCGCCGACGGCGCCAACATCTTCATCGAGTTCACCGACTGGGACCGTGACATCGCCATCGCCGCGTCCGACGCGCGCGAGCGCATCGACGCGATCCGCGCCGACCTGCCGGAAGACCTGCAGCGCTACCACGTGTTCAAGTGGTCCAGCAGCGACGAGCCGGTGCTGAAGGTGCGCCTGGCCGGCGCGGCCGACCTGACCGGCGCCTACGACATGCTCGACCGCGAGTTCAAGCGGCGCCTGGAACGCATCCCCGGCGTGGCCAAGGTGGAGGTGTCCGGCGCGCCGCCGAACGAGGTCGAGATCGCGATCGCGCCGGACCGGCTCAGCGCGCACAACCTCAGCCTCAACGAGCTGAGCGAACGCCTTGGCAAGCTCAACTTCTCGCTGTCGGCCGGGCAGATCGACGACCACGGCCAGCGCCTGCGCGTGCAGCCGGTCGGCGAGCTGCGCGACCTGCAGGAACTGCGCGACCTGGTCATCGACAACAAGGGCCTGCGCCTGGGCGACATCGCCGACATCCGGCTCAAGCCGACCCGGATGAACTACGGCCGGCGCCTGGACGGGCGCCCGGCGGTGGGCCTGGACGTGTACAAGGAGCGCAGTGCCAACCTGGTCGAGGTGTCGCGCGCGGTGCTGGCCGAGGTCGAGCAGATCCGCACCCAGCCGGCGCTCAGCGACGTGCAGGTCAAGGTCATCGACAACCAGGGCAAGGCGGTGACCTCGTCGCTGACCGAACTGGCCGAGGCCGGCGCGGTCGGCCTGCTGCTGTCGGTGACGGTGCTGTTCTTCTTCCTGCGCCACTGGCCCTCCACGCTGATGGTGACCCTGGCGATCCCGATCTGCTTCACCATCACCCTGGGCTTCATGTACTTCGCCGGGGTCACCCTCAACATCCTGACCATGATGGGCCTGCTGCTGGCGGTGGGCATGCTGGTGGACAACGCGGTGGTGGTGGTGGAGAGCATCTACCAGGAACGCGAGCGCATGCCCGAGCAGCCGCAGCTGGCCTCGATCGTCGGCACCCGCAACGTCGCCATCGCGCTGTCGGCCGGCACCCTGTGCCACTGCATCGTGTTCGTGCCGAACCTGTTCGGCGAGACCAACAACATCAGCATCTTCATGGCGCAGATCGCCATCACCATCTCGGTGTCGCTGCTGGCCTCGTGGCTGGTGGCGGTGAGCCTGATCCCGATGCTGTCGGCGCGGATGCGCACGCCGGCGCTGGTGCGCTCCGAGCGCGGCCTGATCCCGCGCCTGCAGCGCCGCTATGCGCGGGTGCTTAGTTGGTCGCTGGCCCATCGCGGCTGGAGCGTCGGCGCGATCGCGCTGATCACCGCGGTCAGCGTGGTGCCGATGCTGCAGACCAAGAAGGACATGTTCGGCGGCGACGGCGGCGAGCAGATCTTCATCGGCTACGAGTGGAAGGGCTCGTACACGCGCGAGCAGCTGTCGGCGGAAGTGGCCAAGCTCGAACGATTCATCGACGCGCGCCGCAAGCGCTACCACGTCACCCAGGTGTATTCGTGGTTCAGCGAGGTGGAAGGCAGCAGCACCACGCTGACCGTGGACCTGAAACAGGTGCGCGACCTGCCGGCGCTGATCGAGCAGATCCGCAAGGAACTGCCGCGCTCGGCGCTGGCCAACTACAGCGTCGGCAGCAACGGCAACGGCCAGGGCGGCGGCAGCGGCGCGCAGAGCGTGCAGGTGCAACTGGTCGGCGACTCCACCCAGGCGCTGCGCGCGATCGCCGACGACGTGGTGCCGCTGCTGGCGCGGCGCAAGGAACTGCGCGACGTGCGCGTGGACACCGGCGACCGCACCACCGAGCTGGCGGTGCGGGTGGACCGCGAGCGCGCCGCGGCGTTCGGCTTCAATGCCGAGCAGGTCGCCAGCTTCGTCGGCCTGGCGTTGCGCGGCGCCTCGCTGCGCGAGTTCCGCCGCGGCGACACCGAGGTGCCGGTGTGGGTGCGCTTTGCCGGCGCCGAGGAGACCACGCCGGAGGACCTGGACAGCTTCAACGTGCGCACCAAGGACGGGCGCAGCGTGCCGCTGCTGAGCCTGGTCGACGTGCAGACGCGGCCGGCGGCGACCCAGATCGGGCGCACCAACCGCCAGACCACGCTGACCATCACCGCCAACCTCGGGCTCAAGGTCACCCCGCCGGAGGCCAAGCAGGCGATGGAGGAGACCCTGAAGGGCGTCAGCTTCCCGGCCGGCTACCACTACAGCTTCGACGGCGCCGACGGCCAGGACGACGACAAGGCCGGCCAGCAGATGATGTTCAACCTGCTGATCGCGCTGCTGATGATCTACGTGGTGATGGCCGCGGTGTTCGAATCGCTGCTGTTCCCGGCGGCGATCATGAGCGGCGTGCTGTTCTCGATCTTCGGCGTGTTCTGGCTGTTCTGGCTCACCGGCACCAACTTCGGGATCATGGCCTTCATCGGCATCCTGGTGCTGATGGGCGTGGTGGTGAACAACGGCATCGTGATGATCGAGCACATCAACAACCTGCGCCGGCGCGGCCTGGGCCGCACCGAGGCGCTGGTGGAAGGCTCGCGCGAGCGGCTGCGGCCGATCATGATGACGATGGGCACGGCGATCCTGGCGATGGTGCCGATCTCGCTGACCACCACGCAGATGTTCGGCGACGGCCCGGCCTACTATCCGATGGCGCGCGCGATCGCCGGCGGCCTGGCGTTCTCCACCGTGGTCAGCCTGCTGTTCCTGCCGACCATCTACGCGATCCTCGACGACCTCAGCGGCGGCGTGGCCCGGCTGGTGCGCCGCGCCCGTGGCGGCCGCGGCGTGGCGGCGCCGGTGGTGTCCTGACGGCGTCGCGCGCCGCATCGCGCAGAACGACGTGTGGGAGGGGCTTCGGCCCCGACGCCTTACCGATAAGGCGTCGGGGCCGAAGCCCCTCCCACAATGTTCAACGACACGGCGACGGTGCAATCGGGCAGGGCACATGGCCCTGCCGCCGCGAAACGCTCAGCCGGCCAGCTTGCCGAAGATGCGGAATCCGGCCAGCCACACGCCGAGCATGCTGCCCAGGTTGGTCAGCAGGAAGGTCAGCACCACCCGCGAAACGCGGTTGCGGTACCAGCCGCGCAGGTTCTGCGCGTCGTCGCGCAGCGCCAGGAAGTCGCCGTAGGCCGGCTTGCGCATGTGCA
The Xanthomonas sp. AM6 DNA segment above includes these coding regions:
- a CDS encoding efflux RND transporter permease subunit, which codes for MSVAEFSIRRPITTIMCFVSLVVVGLIAAFRLPLEALPDISAPFLFVQLPYSGSTPDEVERNLVRPTEEALATMTGIKRMRSTATADGANIFIEFTDWDRDIAIAASDARERIDAIRADLPEDLQRYHVFKWSSSDEPVLKVRLAGAADLTGAYDMLDREFKRRLERIPGVAKVEVSGAPPNEVEIAIAPDRLSAHNLSLNELSERLGKLNFSLSAGQIDDHGQRLRVQPVGELRDLQELRDLVIDNKGLRLGDIADIRLKPTRMNYGRRLDGRPAVGLDVYKERSANLVEVSRAVLAEVEQIRTQPALSDVQVKVIDNQGKAVTSSLTELAEAGAVGLLLSVTVLFFFLRHWPSTLMVTLAIPICFTITLGFMYFAGVTLNILTMMGLLLAVGMLVDNAVVVVESIYQERERMPEQPQLASIVGTRNVAIALSAGTLCHCIVFVPNLFGETNNISIFMAQIAITISVSLLASWLVAVSLIPMLSARMRTPALVRSERGLIPRLQRRYARVLSWSLAHRGWSVGAIALITAVSVVPMLQTKKDMFGGDGGEQIFIGYEWKGSYTREQLSAEVAKLERFIDARRKRYHVTQVYSWFSEVEGSSTTLTVDLKQVRDLPALIEQIRKELPRSALANYSVGSNGNGQGGGSGAQSVQVQLVGDSTQALRAIADDVVPLLARRKELRDVRVDTGDRTTELAVRVDRERAAAFGFNAEQVASFVGLALRGASLREFRRGDTEVPVWVRFAGAEETTPEDLDSFNVRTKDGRSVPLLSLVDVQTRPAATQIGRTNRQTTLTITANLGLKVTPPEAKQAMEETLKGVSFPAGYHYSFDGADGQDDDKAGQQMMFNLLIALLMIYVVMAAVFESLLFPAAIMSGVLFSIFGVFWLFWLTGTNFGIMAFIGILVLMGVVVNNGIVMIEHINNLRRRGLGRTEALVEGSRERLRPIMMTMGTAILAMVPISLTTTQMFGDGPAYYPMARAIAGGLAFSTVVSLLFLPTIYAILDDLSGGVARLVRRARGGRGVAAPVVS